A stretch of DNA from Thermodesulfobacteriota bacterium:
ACGATGGCCGTGACGAGGAAGCTCGTCGAGCAGGGGGTCCTGCCCAAAAACGAAACCATAGTAATGTGCATCACAGGTAACGGGCTCAAGACGCAGGAAGCCATAGCCGACAGCGTTTCACGCCCCTACATAATCGAGGCTCAGCTCGAGGAATTCGAGGAGCTGTATTCGAAAATAAAGAACCAGGAAGAAAAAGGAGGTACGCAAGATGCCCTCAGTTCGCATACCAACCCCGCTTAGGAAGCTCACCGCCGACAAGGACGAGGTTTCCATAAGCGCCGCAAACGTGAATGAGCTGATCGAGACCCTGGAGTCGCAGTTCCCCGGAATAAAGAACAGGCTCTGCGACGAGTCCGGAAACCTCAGGAGGTTCATCAACCTCTACGTCAACAACGAAGACATCAGGTTTCTAAACGGCAAGGAAACTTCTCTCAAGGAAGAAGACGTCGTGTCCATTATCCCCGCGATAGCGGGCGGCCGCGCGTAATCCCTCACCGCGAGGGTTTCTCGTTAAACGTAACCACACCGCGGCCGGTATTTTCTACACTGCCGCCGGCCGGCGGGATTGTTGTGTTCGGATTATTTGTTGATAAGCTCCTGGAGCCTGGAGATGAACCTTTTCGCCATGGGGACGTTCTCTTCCTCGCTCGCCCTCGCGAATTCTTCCAGTAACAGTTTCTGTGTCCGGCTGAGCTTTACGGGGACCTCGACGTGTATGTCGATGTAGAGGTCGCCCGCCCCCCTGCCTTCGAGCCTCGGAACGCCCCTGCCCTTCATCCTGAAAGTCTGCCCCGACTGCGTTCCCGCCGGGATTGCCATCGTGCTCTTCCCGCCCGGAACTGGTATCTCTATCTCGTCGCCGAGGGCGGCCTGAACAAAGCTTATGGGCACCGTGCAGTGAAGGTCGTCGCCGTCGCGCCGGAAGAGCGGGTGCTCGTCGACGTGAACGTCTATGTAGAGGTCGCCGTTCGCGCCGGCCTTCCGGCCCGCATCGCCCTCGCCCCTCATCCTCAGCCGTGCGCCGTCCGAGATGCCCGCCGGCACCTTTACGGTTATGTCGTGCTCGATAATCGCGTATCCGAGGCTGCTGCATTCGATGCAGCCCCTGACGGTACGCCTTCCCGACCCCCCGCACGTGGGGCATGTGCGCCTTACGGTGAAAAGGCCCTGCGAGTACCGGAGCTCGCCACGCCCGCCGCACGACTGGCACGGGATGTCGCCCCCGGGGGCGGCGCCGCTGCCGTCGCACTCGGGGCATTCCGTCCGCCTGGGGACTTTTATCGTCTTCTCGCATCCCGTGAGCGACTCGTCGAAGGTGAGGTCTATCGAATACCTGAGGTCGTTCCCCCTCCGGGATTTCTCCCTCGCGGCGCCGCTGAAAACCTCGTTGAAGAGGTCGCCGAATATGTCGCCGAAACCGGCTTCGAAGTCGAATTCCGTGAAGAGCCCCTCGGACGATATGTGCCCGAAGCTGTCGTACCGGGCCCTCTTGTCGGGGTTACTCAAAACCTGGTAGGCCTCATTTATGACCTTGAACCTCTCCTCGCATTCGCGGCTGCCGGGGTTTCTGTCAGGGTGCCATTCGAAGGCCAGGCGCTTATACGACCGTTTTATCTCGTCGGTCGTGGCGCTGCGCTCGACCTCGAGAATCTCGTAATAATCTATAGTGCTCATAAGAGTAATATAATACCCGTCTCGGGGAGGCTATTCGTTTTCGTTAAAGGCTTCGGAGTAGCTCTCGTGCCGGGAGTATATGACTTCGGCGAATTTATAGGATGCGTTCTTGAGGCGGTCGAGCATGTCCTTTACATAGGCGTAATCGTCGCTTTCGAGCGACTCCCTCATATCCCTTACCGATCCCTCTATATGCTCCCTGAGCTCGGGGTCGATCTTGTCGCTGTAGGAATCCAGGGTTTTCTTCACGGAATATAAAAGCCCCTCGGCCTCGTTCTTCAAAACCGCGAGGTCGCGTTTTCTCTTGTCTGCGTCGCTGCTTTCCCTGCTCTCTTCTATGATCTTGTGTATCTCGCTGTCCGAGAGGCCGCCCGAGGTGACGACGTTTATCGCCTGCTTCTTCCCGGTCCCGAGGTCCTTCGCCGAGACGTGCAGTATGCCGTCCGCGTCCACTTCGAACGATACCTCGATCTGCGGCATGCCCCTCGGCGCGGGCGGGATGCCGATTAGGTTGAAGTTGGCGAGCGAGATGTTGTCGTCCACCATCTCCCTTTCGCCCTGGAGGACGTGTATGCCGACGAAGTCCTGGTTGTCGAAGGCGGTCGTAAATACCCGGCTCCGCTTCGTGGGGATAGTGGTGTTTCTTTCGATGATTTTGGTGAAGAGCCCGCCCTTGGTTTCGACGCCGAGCGAAAGCGGCACGACGTCCAGGAGAAGAACCTCGTCCACCTTGCCTTCGAGGACCCCGCCCTGCACCGCGGCCCCTATGGCGACTACCTCTTCTGGATTTATCCTCGTCTGCGGCTCTTTCTTGAATATCTCCCTCACCTTCCCCTGGATCCTCGGCATTCTCGTCATGCCGCCGACGAGGACGACCTCGTCTATCTGCGAGACGTCGAGCCGCGAGTCCTCTATAGCCTGCCTGCACGGTATTTCGAGCCTGTCGATAAGGTCCGAAACAAGCTCCTCGAATTCGGGCCTCGTGATTTTGTAGTTAAGGTGCTTCGGCCCCGCTTGGTCGACAGCGATAAACGGGAGGTTTATGACCGTTTCCTCGACGGACGACAGCTCGTGCTTGGCCTTCTCGCAGGTCTCTCTTATGCGCTGAAGGGCCATCTTGTCCTCGCGGAGGTCGATGTCGTGCTGCTTCCGGAAATCCTCTAAGACGAGCTCGACGAGCTTCTGGTCGAAATCGTCGCCGCCGAGGAACGTGTCCCCGCTCGTGGACTTCACCTCGAAGACGCCGTTCGCAATCTCGAGAATCGTTATGTCGAACGTGCCCCCGCCGAGGTCGAATACCGCTATCCTCTTGTCGCCGATCTTGTCGAACCCGTAGGCGAGCGCGGCCGCCGTGGGCTCGTTGATTATTCTCCTGACGTTAAGACCGGCTATCCTGCCGGCGTCTTTCGTCGCCTGGCGCTGGAGGTCGTTAAAGTGCGCGGGCACCGTTATTACGGCGTCCGTCACCTCGTACCCGAGGTATTCCTCGGCCACCTGCTTCATCTTCGAAAGGACTATGGAGGAGATTTCCTGCGGGCTGTAAGTGCGGGAGTTTATATTTATCCAGGCGTCGCCCGAGTCGTTGGGGACTATGCTGTAGGGGGCGAAGTCCACCGCCTTTGCCACCTCGGGCGCGTCGCAGCGCCGGCCGATGAGTCTCTTGACCCCGAATATCGTGGTAGTCGGGTTTACGACCCCCTGCCTTTTGGCGACCGCTCCCGCGAACTTCGAGTTATCTTCCGTGAACGCCACGACCGACGGCGTTACCCTGCTCCCCTCCTCGTTGGGGATTACGACCGGGCTCCCGCCCTCGATTATCGCGACGCAGGAGTTGGTCGTACCGAGGTCTATTCCTACTATAGCCATATGATTGTGTTGCGTGCGGACTTATCCTTCGTCGGTAAGGTCGAATATCCCGCTGGAATTGCCGCCGTCCCCTCCATTGTTTTTATCTGCCGGGGAGCCATTATCCCGCGGCTCCCCCCCGCCCTTCGATACGGAAACAAGCGCCGGCCGGAGAAGCCTGTCTTTCAGCGTATAACCGCGCAGCATCTCCGAAATTATGCGCCCGGATTCGACGTCCGCGGAATCGACGCGCTCTATGGCCTGGTGAACCCTCGGGTCGAACTCCAGCCCGCGCTCGGCCGGCACGGGCTCGACGCCGAATTTTTCGAGCAGGCTCAGGAACTGCTTGTGAACGAGCCTGACGCCCTCGAGGACCGCTTTCGTATCTTTCTCGGGCCCCTCGCCGTGCGAAAGCGCCCTCTCCAGATTGTCGAGCACGTTAAGAAGAGCCTTTATCAGCTCCTCGTTTCCATAAGTGATAATATCGGCCTTTTCCTTGGCCAGCCTCTTTTTATAGTTTTCGAAATCAGCCGCGAGCCTGATATATCTCTGGTAGAGCTCTTTGTAATTTTTGTCGTCCCCGACCTCGGCGCGGACATCCTCCGCCCCTTCGTTCGTCTCGTCCTCTTCGCTGATCTCGATCTGTCCTGTCTTGTCCTTCTTGTCTTCGGAATTCATCATTGTCTCCTGATGTTAAATCACATGTAATGCGTAAAAATTTATGATAATTATACTCCGGTTAAGCGCGATAGTTAAGCTTTTGTATGAAATATGAGTTTATTAAGTCCAGACCTACGCAAAATATAATAATCGGCCGGGGGTTTGTCAACGAGGCGCCGGGCAGCGCCCGTCGGGCCTTTCCGGTGACCCCGCGATCAGGCAAGAAGCCCGTATGCGACCCCTTCCAGGAGCCCTGCGTCGCTTACGACCATCTCGCCGACGGAGAACCTGTCAAGGGTTTTGAGGACCACCTCCGTCCCCGAAACTATAAGATCCTCCCGCCCCTTTTCGAGCCCCGGAATGGCGGCCCTTTCCGCCCTGGGCGTGCAAAGTATCCTGTCCAGGATATTGACTATTCCGTCCCGCGTGAGCGTGTAGTTATTTACGAGGTTCGCGTCGTATTTTACAAGGTCGAGCTCGACCGCGGCAAGGCTCGTCGGCGTGCCGGCCGTGCCTATGACCGTAAGCCACTCGCCGCCCGCGGGGAACCCGGAAAGCCCCTCTGACAGGGTCTTTTCTATATGCGCGCCGAGTGCCGAGAGAGCGGCTTCTGATTCCTTTTCCTCCGAAAGGAAGCGCTCCGTAAGGCAGACGACGCCGAGCCGCGTGCTCGTGAGGTTCGTCACGGCCCCTTCTTTTACGTATATGTATTCCGTGCTGCCGCCGCCGATATCGAATATGAGGCAGTCGGGCGTGTCGAATGTGACGGATTTCATGACCCCGCTGACTGTCAGAAGGGCCTCTTCTTCTCCCGATATTACCTCGACGGGGAGGCCCGTCTGCGATTTCACCAGGTTCACGAAATCGAGCCCGTTCCGGGATTCCCTTACCATGCTCGTCGCCACCGCCCGCATCTTCTCGACGCCGAGGTCGCGTATTATCTCGGAAAATCCCGAGAGGGCCTTGAGCGATCTTTCTATCGCCCCCGGCTTTATGAGCCTCGTTCCGTTGCCCGAGCCCTCGCCGAGCCGCGTTATCTCGCGCCCTACGTAGAGCTTATGAAGCGAATCCCCCTCCTCGCCCGGCTCTGTGACGAGGAGCCTGAATGTGTTCGTCCCTATGTCTATGGAAGCTATTCTCATTGGCGTATGCTCAATTTTACAGCTATTCGGCGTCCCGGGTGAGGGAGCATGAAAAATTCCCGCTCGCCTCACCGGGCGGTTTTGGATATGACAAGATTTATACCACGAAATGCGGCTAAATAAAGCGATATTAGCGCGGCCCGGGAAAAGCCGCCCGAAGGGGGCATTCCGTTTCCGTCCGCACACCGGGGCCGTATATAGCGCCCTTGAGCGCGAGCGGCCCGTTCAATGCCCGGCGTGCGCCTCTGCCGTAACGGCCTGCTCCTTTTCTATTATCTTCGACGCGATATGATCCGGGAGCTCCTCGTAATGAGAGAAATCCATCGAGAACGTCCCGCGCCCGCTCGTTATGGCCCTGAGGTCGGGTGCGTACGTCAGAACCTCCGCCATCGGTATGAGCGCGCGTATGATATTCG
This window harbors:
- a CDS encoding MoaD/ThiS family protein, with amino-acid sequence MPSVRIPTPLRKLTADKDEVSISAANVNELIETLESQFPGIKNRLCDESGNLRRFINLYVNNEDIRFLNGKETSLKEEDVVSIIPAIAGGRA
- the dnaJ gene encoding molecular chaperone DnaJ, with the translated sequence MSTIDYYEILEVERSATTDEIKRSYKRLAFEWHPDRNPGSRECEERFKVINEAYQVLSNPDKRARYDSFGHISSEGLFTEFDFEAGFGDIFGDLFNEVFSGAAREKSRRGNDLRYSIDLTFDESLTGCEKTIKVPRRTECPECDGSGAAPGGDIPCQSCGGRGELRYSQGLFTVRRTCPTCGGSGRRTVRGCIECSSLGYAIIEHDITVKVPAGISDGARLRMRGEGDAGRKAGANGDLYIDVHVDEHPLFRRDGDDLHCTVPISFVQAALGDEIEIPVPGGKSTMAIPAGTQSGQTFRMKGRGVPRLEGRGAGDLYIDIHVEVPVKLSRTQKLLLEEFARASEEENVPMAKRFISRLQELINK
- the dnaK gene encoding molecular chaperone DnaK, translated to MAIVGIDLGTTNSCVAIIEGGSPVVIPNEEGSRVTPSVVAFTEDNSKFAGAVAKRQGVVNPTTTIFGVKRLIGRRCDAPEVAKAVDFAPYSIVPNDSGDAWININSRTYSPQEISSIVLSKMKQVAEEYLGYEVTDAVITVPAHFNDLQRQATKDAGRIAGLNVRRIINEPTAAALAYGFDKIGDKRIAVFDLGGGTFDITILEIANGVFEVKSTSGDTFLGGDDFDQKLVELVLEDFRKQHDIDLREDKMALQRIRETCEKAKHELSSVEETVINLPFIAVDQAGPKHLNYKITRPEFEELVSDLIDRLEIPCRQAIEDSRLDVSQIDEVVLVGGMTRMPRIQGKVREIFKKEPQTRINPEEVVAIGAAVQGGVLEGKVDEVLLLDVVPLSLGVETKGGLFTKIIERNTTIPTKRSRVFTTAFDNQDFVGIHVLQGEREMVDDNISLANFNLIGIPPAPRGMPQIEVSFEVDADGILHVSAKDLGTGKKQAINVVTSGGLSDSEIHKIIEESRESSDADKRKRDLAVLKNEAEGLLYSVKKTLDSYSDKIDPELREHIEGSVRDMRESLESDDYAYVKDMLDRLKNASYKFAEVIYSRHESYSEAFNENE
- the grpE gene encoding nucleotide exchange factor GrpE — encoded protein: MNSEDKKDKTGQIEISEEDETNEGAEDVRAEVGDDKNYKELYQRYIRLAADFENYKKRLAKEKADIITYGNEELIKALLNVLDNLERALSHGEGPEKDTKAVLEGVRLVHKQFLSLLEKFGVEPVPAERGLEFDPRVHQAIERVDSADVESGRIISEMLRGYTLKDRLLRPALVSVSKGGGEPRDNGSPADKNNGGDGGNSSGIFDLTDEG
- a CDS encoding Ppx/GppA phosphatase family protein, with product MRIASIDIGTNTFRLLVTEPGEEGDSLHKLYVGREITRLGEGSGNGTRLIKPGAIERSLKALSGFSEIIRDLGVEKMRAVATSMVRESRNGLDFVNLVKSQTGLPVEVISGEEEALLTVSGVMKSVTFDTPDCLIFDIGGGSTEYIYVKEGAVTNLTSTRLGVVCLTERFLSEEKESEAALSALGAHIEKTLSEGLSGFPAGGEWLTVIGTAGTPTSLAAVELDLVKYDANLVNNYTLTRDGIVNILDRILCTPRAERAAIPGLEKGREDLIVSGTEVVLKTLDRFSVGEMVVSDAGLLEGVAYGLLA